GCCACCCGGGTCTTTCCACGGGCCGTAGACCAGGAAGTTCAGCACCTGCACGGCCACGTAGACCAGCATCAGGCTCACCAGGATTTCGTTGGCGTTGAAGCGGTCGCGCAGCAACGCGGTGATGCCCGCCCACAACATGCCGCCCAGCACACCCGCCGCGAGCACGGCGGGCACGATCCAGGGGCCGGTGGTCTTGTCGGCGGTGAGTGCCACGCCAGCGGCGAAGATCGCGCCGATGATGTACTGGCCCTCCGCGCCGATGTTCCACACGTTGGAGCGAAAACACACCGCCAGGCCCAGCGCGATGATGAGCAGCGGGGTGGCTTTCACCATCAGTTCGGACAAGGCATAGGTGCTCTTGATCGGCTCCCAGAAAAACACCTGCAGGCCGCGCACCGGGTCCTTGCCCAGCACAGCGAACAGGATGACGCCGATCACCACCGTGATCAACAAGGCCAGCAAAGGCGAGGCATAGCCCCAGCGCGCCGAGGGCTGGGGACGGACTTCAAGCCGCAACATGGGCACTCTCCTTCTTGTGGTGGTTGTGCGGTGCCGTGTCCCACAGGCCGGACATCCACACGCCAATGCGTTCGATGCTCGCGTCCGCCCGGTCCAGGCTGGGCGACAGGCGGCCCTTGGCGATCACGTGCAGGCGGTCGCTGATTTCGAACAATTCGTCCAGCTCTTCGCTCACCACCAGCACCGCGCAACCCGCGTCGCGCAGTTTCAGGATCTCGCCACGGATCTGCGCGGCCGCGCCCACGTCCACGCCCCAGGTGGGCTGGCTCACGATGAGCAACTTCGGCCTGGCCTCGATCTCGCGGCCGACGATGAACTTCTGCAGGTTGCCGCCCGAGAGCGACTTGGCCGCCGCGTCCGGCCCGTTGGCCTTGACCTTGTAGCGCGCGATGATGTCGGCCGCCTGCGTCTTGAGCGCGCCCACGCGGATCCAGCCACCCGCACCCAGCGCGTCCTTGCGCGAGAGCAGCAGGTTGTGCGCCAGCGACAGCGTGGGCACGGCACCCCGGCCCAGGCGCTCCTCGGGCACGAAATGCAGGCCAAGCGCGCGCCGCCGCGCGGGGCCCTGGCGCGAGGCGTCCTGCCCGCCCATGCGGATGCTGCCGGCCGGTGCGCGCTTGTCTTCGCCCGAGAGGCTGTAGAGCAGTTCACTCTGCCCGTTGCCCGAGACGCCGGCAATGCCCACCACCTCGCCCGCGCGCACCGTGAGCGCAATGTCGCTCAGGTGGGTACCGAAAGGGTCGTCGCTCTGCAGGCTGAGGCCGCTGACCTCCAGCACGGGCGCACCGGCGTGCAGTTCGCGCACCTCCAGCGCCGGCGGCTCGGCGCCGATCATCAGACGCGAGAGCGAGGCATTGCTTTCCTGGCGCGGGTCGCACACGCCCGTCACCTGCCCGCCGCGCAGCACCGTGCAGGCGGTGCACAGCTCGCGGATCTCGTGCAGCTTGTGGCTGATGTAGAGGATGCTGCAGCCTTCCGAGGCCAGCTTGCGCAGCACCACGAACAGTTTCTCCACCGCCTGCGGCGTGAGCACCGAGGTCGGCTCGTCAAGGATGAGCAGTTGCGGGTTGGTCAGCAGCGCGCGGATGATCTCCACACGCTGCATCTCGCCCACCGAGAGGGTGTGCACCGGGCGCGAGGGGTCGACGTCCAGCCCGTACTCCGTCGCCTTGGCTGTGATGCTCGCGCTCACCTGCGGCAGCGTGAGCGACTTGTCCAGGCCCAGCCACACGTTCTCGGCCACGGTGAGCGTGTCGAACAGGCTGAAGTGCTGGAACACCATGCTGATGCCCAGCGCGCGCGCCTCCTGCGGGTTGCGGATGTGCACCGGCTTGCCGTTGAACATCACCGAGCCCTCGTCGGGTTTGACCGATCCGTAGATGATCTTCATCAGCGTGGACTTGCCCGCGCCGTTCTCGCCCAGCACCGCGTGCACCTCGCCGGGCAATACGGTGAGCGAGACACCGCTGTTGGCCACCACGCCCGGATAGCGCTTGGTGATGCCGCTGAGTTGCAACCGTGTCGTGGTCATGTGTCTCCTTCTCGTGGTTCTTGAGGTTCAGTTGTCTGCATCGGGCCGCTTGAGCGAAGCGGCCACGCTCTTGATCTGTTCGCGCAGCCAACGCCCGGCCTTGGAGGCGTGGGTGCGCTCGTGCCACAGCTGGTAGTACATCATTCGCGGAAACGCCACCGGACAGGGCAGCACCTGCACGGGCAAGACGCTGGTGAAGCGGTCGCAGTACTGGCGGCCGGTGGTCAGCACCAGCAGGCTGCCGGCCACCATGGCCGGGATCAACCCGAAATGAGGGCAGCGCGCGGTGATGTTGCGCACCATGTCCAGCGTGGCCAGGTGCTCGTCGATGAAGCCGCGTGCACCCGGGTGGGTCGGCATGGGCGCGATGTGCTCGGCGCCCAGCCAGGCTTCCACGTCCCAGCCCCGGCGCACCGCCGGGTGCTGGTTCGACACCAGGCACACCACCTCGTCGCCGAACAGGCGGCCCAGGTGCAGGTCTTCGGGTGGCTGCGACCAGTTGCCGATCACCACGTCCACGTCGCCCTGCGCCAGGTGGTTGCGGTAGTCGGAATCGCGCGACAGCGGGTGGATGTCGATCGGGCAGTTGGGCGCCTGGCTCTTGATCTGGCTCACCAGCTGCGGCAGGAACAACGGGTCCATGTAGTCGCTGGCGGCCAGGCTGAAGCTGTGGTGGGCGGTGGCGGGCTCGAAGCTGCGCGCGTCGGAGAACAGCACCTCGGCGCTGCGCAGGATGTCGGCCGCCGGCTCGATCATGCGCAGGCCGGCCACCGTGGGCACCATGCCGGCGCCCGAGCGCACCAGAAGGGGGTCGCCGGCCAGTTCGCGCAGGCGTTTGAGCGCCGCGCTGACCGCGGGCTGGTACATACCCAGCCGCAGCGCCGCGCGCGAGACACTGCGCTCGGTGAGCACGGTGTGCAGCACGCGGATCAGGTGCAGGTCAATCTTGTCGAACATGGAGACGTATTTCATACCCAGCCTGTATGCGTCTGAATGGTGATTTGGGCATTCTGGACATATGGTCGAGCATATGTTGTGCCACGAGGCCGACGCTATGCTGGCACGCATGAGCACCGAAATATCCGCACAAACCCTGACCTTCCTGCGCCGCGGCGAGGCCGTGACCCTGCACCACGTGGCGCCCGACCGCACCCTGCTGGAGGTGCTGCGCGAAGACCTGCACTGCAGCGGCACCAAGGAGGGCTGCGGCGAAGGCGACTGCGGTGCCTGTACCGTGGTGCTGGGCGAGGCGGTGGACGGGAAACTCGAATACAAGGCGATCAACAGCTGCATCCGGCTGGCGCATTCGGTGCAGGGCCTGGCGGTGTGGACCGTCGAGGACATCAGTGCATCGGAGCACCTCGGCGCGGGACACGATCCCGCCGCCGGGCCGCCCCAAGGCGGGATCAGCCCCCTTGGGGGGCAGCGACCCGCGTCAGCGGCGCAGCGTGGGGGCCATCTCCACCCGGCGCAAGAAGCCATGGTCCAGTGCCACGGCAGCCAGTGCGGCTTCTGCACCCCGGGCTTCGTCATGAGCCTCTTCGGCATGTACCAGAACACGGGTGGCGGCAAAGGCATTGACCGCGCGCAGGCACAGGCCGACCTGTCAGGCAACCTGTGCCGCTGCACCGGCTACCGCCCCATCCTGGACGCGGCCCAGCAGATGGGCTCGCTGCCCCTGCCCACGGGCTGCGCGGTGAACGAAGCCGAGACGGTAGCGGCGCTGGAGAACCTGAACCAGAAGCATCCTGCGGCCGATGCGACCTACCTGCGCCCGGCCACGCTGGCCGAGCTGCTGCAGCAACGCGCCGCCCACCCCAAGGCCCAGGTTGTGGCCGGCTGCACCGACGTCGGCCTGTGGGTGACCAAGATGCACAAGCGTTTTGCCACCGTTCTGGACGTGACGGCCGCGCGCGAGTTGAGACGGGTGGAACGCTACCCCAACCACATCGCCATCGGCGCGGGCGTGAGCTTGACCGAGGCCTACGCCGCGCTGGTGCAGGACCGGCCCCAGCTCAAGACCTTCTCCCAGCGCTTCGCGGGCCTGCCCGTGCGCAACTCGGGCACGCTGGGCGGCAACGTGGCCAACGGCTCGCCGATTGGCGACTCGATGCCGCTGTTGATCGCGCTCGGCGCCAGCGTGGTGCTGATGCGCTGGGATCCGAAGAAGGGCCAGATCGCTCACCGCGAGTTGCGGCTGGAGGACCTGTACACCGGCTACCGCACGAACGTGATGAAGGCCGACGAGTTGCTGTGCTGGATCAAGGTGCCCTTGCCGACCACGCCGCCCGGGTTCATGCGCGTCTACAAGATCAGCAAGCGCTTCGACGACGACATCTCTGCCGTCTGCCTGGCCCTGGACATCACCGTGCGCAATGGCGTGGTGCGGCATGCCTCCATCGGCGCCGGTGGCGTGGCCGCCACCCCGGTGCGCGCGCGCCGCACCGAGGCCGCGCTGGTCGGCCAGGACTGGAACCCGGACACCGTGAAGCGGGCCACCGAGGCCCTGCGCGCCGAGTTCCAACCCATCTCCGACATGCGCGCCAGCGCCGCCTACCGGCACACCGTGCTCGGCAACCTGCTGCAACGCTTCTGGCTGGAGAGCCAGGGGCTGCAGCGCATCAACCTGGAAACCCTCGACGCGGCAACGCTGGAGGCACTGGCATGAACGCGCGCGACAAAAACAACCCCACCGAGGCGCCCATGGTGATTTCATCCCGTGCCGACGCGGTCGCGGAACCAGCCGACGAAGCCCTGGCGCGATCCCATCCTTCCGTTCGCCCTGAGCCAGTCGAAGGGCTCACCCAGACCTTGGCGAAGGTTTCGACAGGCTCAGCCCGAACGGAGGTGGTCCGCACGCGTCAAGCGAATCCCGCCGCCGGTGTCTCCCGCTTCCACGAAAGCGCCCGCGCCCAGGTGGCCGGCGCGGCCACCTACATCGACGACATCCCCGAAGTGCGCGGCACGCTGCACGCCGCACCCGTGTGCTCCCACGTGCCGCACGGCACGCTGCGCGGCTTCGACGCCTCAGCCGCTTTGGCGGTGCCCGGCGTGCGTGGCGTCTTCGGCGCAAACGACATCCCGGGCGATCCCACGCTGGCCGCGTTCGCGCACGACGAACCGGTGTTCGCCCACGAGACCGTGCAGTTCACCGGCCAGGTGGTGGCCCTCGTCGTCGCCGACGACGTGATGACCGCGCGCCGCGCGGCACGCCTCGTCAAACTGGACATCGCGCCCCTGCCCGCCGTGCTGTCGGTGCAGGAAGCGCATGCCCAGGCCAGCTACGTGCTGCCGCCGGTGCACGTGAAACGCGGCGATGCGGCCGCGGCCTTGAAGCGCGCGCCCCACGTGCTCGAAGGCCGCTTCGACGTGGGCGGCCAGGAACACTTCTACCTCGAAGGCCAGATCGCCTACGTGCTGCCGCTGGAGCAGAACCAATGGTGGGTCTATTCGAGCACCCAGCACCCGGGCGAGGTGCAGCACTGGGTCTCGCACGCGCTGGGCATCCACAACCACGCCGTCACGGTCGAGTGCCGGCGCATGGGCGGCGGCTTCGGCGGCAAGGAAACGCAGGCCGGCCACCTCGCGGTGTGGGCCGCCGTCGCCGCGCACCGCCTGCAGCGCCCGGTGAAGCTGCGGCTGGACCGCGACGACGACTTCATGATCACCGGCAAGCGCCACCCCTTCGCCTACCACTACCGCGTGGGCTTCGACGACAGCGGCCTGCTCTGCGGCCTCGACCTGGAGATGCTGGCCAACTGCGGCTTTTCCGCCGACCTCTCCGGCCCGGTGGCCGACCGCGCCATCTTCCACGCCGACAATGCCTACTTCCTGGAAGACGTGTCGATCTCCAGCTACCGCTGCAAGACCAACACCCAGAGCCACACGGCGTTCCGGGGCTTCGGTGGACCGCAGGGCGTGATCGTGATCGAGCGCATCCTGAGCGACATCGCCCAGGCGCTCGGCATGGACCCGCTGGACGTGCGGCTGCGCAACCTCTATGGCATCGACAGCCGCAACGTCACCCACTACCAGATGAAGGTCGAGGACAACATCCTCGAGCCTCTCATGACCGCGCTGGCCAACACCAGCCGCTACCGCGAACGCCGCGCGCAGATCGCGGCCTGGAACGCGAAGAGCCCGGTGATCAAGAAAGGCATCGCGCTCACGCCGGTGAAGTTCGGCATCAGCTTCACGGCCACGCTGTTCAACCAGGCCGGTGCGCTGGTGCACGTGTACACCGATGGCAGCGTGCAGGTGAACCACGGCGGCACGGAAATGGGCCAGGGCCTGAACACCAAGGTGGCCGCCATCGTGGCCGATGAACTGGGCGTGCCCTTCGAGCGCGTGCTCAGCACGGCTTCAGACACCAGCAAGGTGCCCAACGCGAGCGCCACCGCAGCCAGCAGCGGCACCGACCTGAACGGGCGCGCCGCGCAATTCGCTGCGCGCCACGTGCGCGACAACCTCGCGGCCTTCGTCGCCGGGCTCGATGGCTGCGGCGCGGGCGCGGTGCGCTTCGAAGGTGGACAGGTCATCACGCCCACCGCCACGCGCTCGTTTGAAGAAGTCGTGCACGCCGCCTACGCCAACCGCATCCAGCTCTGGAGCGACGGCTTTTACCGCACACCCAAGATCCACTACGACAAGCACACGCTCACCGGCCGGCCGTTCTACTACTTCGCCTACGGCGCGGCGGTCGCCGAGGTCGCGATCGACACGCTCACCGGCGAGAGCCGCGTGCTCAAGGTCGACATCCTCCACGACGTGGGCCGCAGCATCAACCCGGCCATCGACGTCGGCCAGATCGAGGGCGGCTTCGTGCAGGGCATGGGCTGGCTCACCACCGAACAACTGGTGTGGAACGACAAGGGTTACTTGCAGACCCACGCACCCAGCACCTACAAGATCCCGGCCACCGGAGACGTGCCCGAACACTTCAAGGTCGAGCTCTGGCCCGAGGCCAACCGCGAAGACAACGTGCACGGCAGCAAGGCCGTGGGCGAGCCGCCATTCATGCTGGCCATCAGCGTGTTCGAGGCATTGCGCGATGCCGTGGCGCAGGCAGGCGGCAAGCCGTTGGCGATGAACGCGCCGGCCACGGCAGAAGAGGTGCTCAGGGCGATGGACCGTTGAAGGGCGCACCACAGGAACCGCTCCCCCCCGCCTGTTCCTGAGGGGCTTCTGCTACCACAGGAGCCACCCTTGTCTGCCGCTCAATCCCCTTCCCGCGAAACACAGATTCGAGCCGTGACGCCAGCCCTCACGGCGGCCATGAACAAGATCGCCCCAGCGCTGCGGGCCGCCCTTGGGGAGGCCCACGATGGACGGTAGCACGGGCAGCAGTTCCGAATCGCCGCGCTCCGTCGATCCGACGCCACGCGTGACCAGGAGCAACCAGGTGAGCGCGCACAATCCCGCGCACAACGGCCAAGGCCCGTGGAACGCCCTCGAGTCGATCAACGACATGTACCTTGGTCCCGACCCCGAGCCTGAGCCCGAGACCAACGCCATCGCCCAGACCCCATTCGAGACGCGGATCGAGACCACCACCGACATCGATTCAAGCGTCTCGCCCCCCCGATTCGTCCCCCCGCATTCCAGCAGCGCAGAAGGCCTGGACACGTCCGCACCGGCTCTTCCCCAAGTGACACCGCCCCTGGCCAGCACACCGCCACCGGTCGACCTCTTCGCCCAGTTGAAGAGTATCCGGGTGCAAGTTCCACAGCTCCCCGCAAACTCGGCCCTGGCGCCACGGGCCTCTGCATTGCAGCAGCACCTCGACCATCTGGCGACCGTGAGGCCGCCGTTCTGCTGTCCGAACCGGTACCTGGCCCTTATCGGCGTGGCATTGGGGGCCATGTCTGTGGCCGTGTATTTCGGCATCCAACCGGGTAGCAACGAGAGGTATGCGGCAATAGCGCCCCTCCTCCTGGCTCTTGCGTTCATAACCCAGGCCGCCATGCGGCACTACCTTGCGCGTCTGCTGCCCACGGAATGACCTGACCCATCTGCGGATGGGAACCATGCCCTGGTCCGTCCACTCAGTGGCTTTCATCGCACCCCAGGAGAAACCCCTTGTCCGCCAGTCACACCCCACCCCGTAGCACCGAACTCAGAGCCGTGATGGAAGCCGTCACCGCCGAACTGAACGAGCTCGCGCCCGCACTCCAGCAACTGGACCCCAACACGGTACCGGCCGGCGTTTCTCTGGGCCAGTTGCGGGGCTTGACGGCGTCGACCTACCTGCCCGTCTACGACGCCGCCCGTGAGCTGTGCGATCAAGGCCGTTTCCAGGAAGCCTTGCCATTGGCGATCTATCTCGTGGGCCACGAGCCGAGGTACCAGCCCTTCGTCTTCATCGCCGCCTCGTGCCTGCAACGCACGGGTGAGTTTGCAGCGGCAGCCGAGCTGTACGCAGCGGCCGCCAACGACGGCGCCAACGATGCGCTCGCCGTGTTCCGCATGGGCGAGTGCCTGGAGGCGTTGAAGCTTCGCAAGGAGGCGGGCGAAGCGTTCGACGAGGCCCTCGATCTGGGCCGGCGCAATCCGGCCCTGTGGCAACTTCAGGATTGGGCCATGAGCCGCGCCCAAGCCCTGAACGCCCAGCCGGCTTCGGAGGCCGGCCAAGGCTGACAAGCCGCTTTCCCCGGCCATGTTCGCGCCCATGCCGATGCGCCCAACGAGGCGAGCAGCCCCTCTCTCTCCAAGAGGAACCCTTCCAAAAGAGGCGTCACACAAGCTCTCCAACCTCTATCCGTGGAGACCTTGCACACATGCCCACCCACCGCAGCCCACCCGACGAAGCACAGCTCATGGCCGTGCGAGACGCTGTCCGCGCTGAACTCCAAGACCTGAGCGCCTTTCTGGAGCGCTCCACCCTTCTGACCTTGCCAAAGGCGTCGCTCGGCAAATTGCGGGGTCTGGACGCGGCCACCTACTTTCCCGTGCACGAAGCGGCCGAAGCCCTGTGCGACCAGGCCCGGTTCGAAGAAGCGCTCCCGCTGGCGCTCTATCTGATGGTGCACGAGCCAGGACACCAGCCGTTCAACTTTCTCGCGGCCTCCTGCCTTCATCGTCTGGGCCATCTCCATGAAGCCGCCGAGCTCTATGCCTCGGCGGTCAACGGCGGGCCCGACGATGCCATTGCCCTGTTCCGCCTGGGCGAATGCCTCGAAACGTCACAACGGCGCAAGCAAGCCCGCGAAGCCTATGAAGCCGCTCTGGACGTGAGCCGGGACAACGCCGATCTTTGGCAACTTCAAGATTGGGCCATGGCCCGATCGCACGCACTGAACCACACCCAGGAGAGCCAACATGAGCGCTAAATCCACCCAGCCATACAGTTCACCCAACCCCATTCCCCAAACCACCCCGGTTGAAACGAAGGCCGATGACGCGCACGCCAACAACACGGGCTCTGCGCAAGGCCGGTGGAACGACCACACCACGCGCGCCAAGGAAGTTCGAATCGACTCGGGCGTGCCCACCGACGCAGAGATCCCGCAAGCCCGTTCAGAGCAGAAACCAAAAGGAGCCGTGGAGAACCTCGTGAGGAGCTCCATCACGGATGGCAATGACGCAGACAACGGCCCCTTCAGAGCAGGCCTGCAGAATGTCGCCAGACGGATCCCTCCCTCAGCCCCAGACTCTGCAGGGGTCATGAGCATGCAGCAGCGGATCGATGATGCGTCCCCAAACCCGCGGGTGGCCCGTGCGACTCTTTCCCTGGGCATGAGCCTGACCCAGGTCGGCACAGTACGTTTGATACAGCTCTGCGTGACCCCACCAACAGCACCTTCAACATAGGGTGATGGACCGGCGCAGACGGCATGGAGTCCATCGCGCCTTGAGGCCTCACATCAAAGGAATCTATTCCTTCGGGTTGTTACTGAGCGGCGTCTCGTCACAACCCTAGGAGATTTCTTTGTCAGACTGTCACACCCCACCCTGTACAACGCAACTCAGAACCGTGATGGAGGCGGTCACGGCCGAACTCAACGGGCTTGCTCCCGAACTCGATCGCTTGGATACCAACACCTTGCCGCCCGGCGTTTCCCTGGGGCAGCTCCGGGGCCTCACGGCGTCGACCTACCTGCCCGTTTACGACGCCGCGCGGGCCCTGTGCGACCAAGGCCAGTTCCAGGAGGCCTTGCCGCTGGCGATCTATCTCGTCGGCCACGAACCGAGATACCAGCCTTTCGTCTTCATCGCCGCCTCGTGCCTGCAACGCATGGGTGAGTTTGCGGCGGCCGCCGAGTTGTACGCTGCGGCGGTCAACGACGGTGCCAACGATGCCCTCGCCGTGTTCCGCATGGGCGAATGCCTGGAGACATTGAAGCCTCGCAAGGAGGCGGGTGAAGCGTTTTTCCGATCGGGACCAAGCCCGCGCCCATCACCGCCGGCGCCACCTCGAAGTCTCAACCAGTCCCCCACCAACTGAGGGTGACTGGAAAGACCTCGTGTTGGACGAGGTCGTCGATGGGGCGCCCAATACCGGAGCGCGGACCGAAGGAGCCGATCCGTCGACCACCGTCTCCAACGATCTGGGCAACCCAGCCGAGGTCAACGACCGCGCCCCGCAGCTGACCGTTGCGGTGCAGGTGCCGCAGGACACGTCGCCGCAAGCCACCGCACTGCAGCAGCGCATCGACGCTGTGGTGGCGGAAAACCGTCCCCTCTGTTGCTCGAACAACGCCTTGCTCGCTTTTGGGATGGGGGCGTGGGTGATGGCCATACCTGCGCTGCGGATGCTTCTCGCGCAATGTCCCGCGCCGGGTTGAAGGGCGCATTCGCGTAACCCGAGCGCACACGAAAGACAAGCCAAACGCATGCGCTTGGGCTAAGCTGCAAGCCCATCAGGGTGGCCCGGCGCATTCAGAAATGACCTAGGTACAGACGACATGCGCCCCTCGAAACGGAGGTCATGCCCATGGTGTTTCCCCCCGAGCTTCTGCCCTACCTGCTGCCCGAAGAAGCACCGCCCGAGCAGTACGCCATCGGCCGCACGCGAGGGCGGGCCGAAGACATCCGCGATCCGTTGCTGCGGCGCTCGTACCTCTGGGCCAACGCGCTGACGCTTGCGGCGCTCGAAGCCACCACACGCTTCAGCGGCAAGTTCTCCGGTCTCTCGGCGGGCATCGTCTCTCTCAATCCAAACCAGCGGCCTGCGTCCATTCAGGCCGTCGAGGGTTTTGCGTTCGGCATCGGCGTGCACTTCGCGGCCGACGAAGCGCGGCCGGGCGAGGTGATCACCGTGGAAGTCGGCGGCCGCGCGTTTCCCTTGGCCATCGCGCTCGGCCCCTACGAACCCCATGGCCTGCCACCGCACCCCGCGGGCGGCACTGGCACTTGCTGGATCACCAGCACGAACCGCTCGAAGTGGCACCACGGCATCCTCACCTGCCGCCATACGCTGGCCGCGCTGTCCCTGGGCGCATCGGTCGGCTTCCAGACCAACGGGGTCCATGTGCAACC
The sequence above is a segment of the Hydrogenophaga sp. BPS33 genome. Coding sequences within it:
- a CDS encoding LysR family transcriptional regulator yields the protein MKYVSMFDKIDLHLIRVLHTVLTERSVSRAALRLGMYQPAVSAALKRLRELAGDPLLVRSGAGMVPTVAGLRMIEPAADILRSAEVLFSDARSFEPATAHHSFSLAASDYMDPLFLPQLVSQIKSQAPNCPIDIHPLSRDSDYRNHLAQGDVDVVIGNWSQPPEDLHLGRLFGDEVVCLVSNQHPAVRRGWDVEAWLGAEHIAPMPTHPGARGFIDEHLATLDMVRNITARCPHFGLIPAMVAGSLLVLTTGRQYCDRFTSVLPVQVLPCPVAFPRMMYYQLWHERTHASKAGRWLREQIKSVAASLKRPDADN
- a CDS encoding tetratricopeptide repeat protein, which encodes MEAVTAELNGLAPELDRLDTNTLPPGVSLGQLRGLTASTYLPVYDAARALCDQGQFQEALPLAIYLVGHEPRYQPFVFIAASCLQRMGEFAAAAELYAAAVNDGANDALAVFRMGECLETLKPRKEAGEAFFRSGPSPRPSPPAPPRSLNQSPTN
- a CDS encoding tetratricopeptide repeat protein, with protein sequence MPTHRSPPDEAQLMAVRDAVRAELQDLSAFLERSTLLTLPKASLGKLRGLDAATYFPVHEAAEALCDQARFEEALPLALYLMVHEPGHQPFNFLAASCLHRLGHLHEAAELYASAVNGGPDDAIALFRLGECLETSQRRKQAREAYEAALDVSRDNADLWQLQDWAMARSHALNHTQESQHER
- a CDS encoding ABC transporter ATP-binding protein; amino-acid sequence: MTTTRLQLSGITKRYPGVVANSGVSLTVLPGEVHAVLGENGAGKSTLMKIIYGSVKPDEGSVMFNGKPVHIRNPQEARALGISMVFQHFSLFDTLTVAENVWLGLDKSLTLPQVSASITAKATEYGLDVDPSRPVHTLSVGEMQRVEIIRALLTNPQLLILDEPTSVLTPQAVEKLFVVLRKLASEGCSILYISHKLHEIRELCTACTVLRGGQVTGVCDPRQESNASLSRLMIGAEPPALEVRELHAGAPVLEVSGLSLQSDDPFGTHLSDIALTVRAGEVVGIAGVSGNGQSELLYSLSGEDKRAPAGSIRMGGQDASRQGPARRRALGLHFVPEERLGRGAVPTLSLAHNLLLSRKDALGAGGWIRVGALKTQAADIIARYKVKANGPDAAAKSLSGGNLQKFIVGREIEARPKLLIVSQPTWGVDVGAAAQIRGEILKLRDAGCAVLVVSEELDELFEISDRLHVIAKGRLSPSLDRADASIERIGVWMSGLWDTAPHNHHKKESAHVAA
- the xdhA gene encoding xanthine dehydrogenase small subunit; the protein is MSTEISAQTLTFLRRGEAVTLHHVAPDRTLLEVLREDLHCSGTKEGCGEGDCGACTVVLGEAVDGKLEYKAINSCIRLAHSVQGLAVWTVEDISASEHLGAGHDPAAGPPQGGISPLGGQRPASAAQRGGHLHPAQEAMVQCHGSQCGFCTPGFVMSLFGMYQNTGGGKGIDRAQAQADLSGNLCRCTGYRPILDAAQQMGSLPLPTGCAVNEAETVAALENLNQKHPAADATYLRPATLAELLQQRAAHPKAQVVAGCTDVGLWVTKMHKRFATVLDVTAARELRRVERYPNHIAIGAGVSLTEAYAALVQDRPQLKTFSQRFAGLPVRNSGTLGGNVANGSPIGDSMPLLIALGASVVLMRWDPKKGQIAHRELRLEDLYTGYRTNVMKADELLCWIKVPLPTTPPGFMRVYKISKRFDDDISAVCLALDITVRNGVVRHASIGAGGVAATPVRARRTEAALVGQDWNPDTVKRATEALRAEFQPISDMRASAAYRHTVLGNLLQRFWLESQGLQRINLETLDAATLEALA
- the xdhB gene encoding xanthine dehydrogenase molybdopterin binding subunit, which codes for MNARDKNNPTEAPMVISSRADAVAEPADEALARSHPSVRPEPVEGLTQTLAKVSTGSARTEVVRTRQANPAAGVSRFHESARAQVAGAATYIDDIPEVRGTLHAAPVCSHVPHGTLRGFDASAALAVPGVRGVFGANDIPGDPTLAAFAHDEPVFAHETVQFTGQVVALVVADDVMTARRAARLVKLDIAPLPAVLSVQEAHAQASYVLPPVHVKRGDAAAALKRAPHVLEGRFDVGGQEHFYLEGQIAYVLPLEQNQWWVYSSTQHPGEVQHWVSHALGIHNHAVTVECRRMGGGFGGKETQAGHLAVWAAVAAHRLQRPVKLRLDRDDDFMITGKRHPFAYHYRVGFDDSGLLCGLDLEMLANCGFSADLSGPVADRAIFHADNAYFLEDVSISSYRCKTNTQSHTAFRGFGGPQGVIVIERILSDIAQALGMDPLDVRLRNLYGIDSRNVTHYQMKVEDNILEPLMTALANTSRYRERRAQIAAWNAKSPVIKKGIALTPVKFGISFTATLFNQAGALVHVYTDGSVQVNHGGTEMGQGLNTKVAAIVADELGVPFERVLSTASDTSKVPNASATAASSGTDLNGRAAQFAARHVRDNLAAFVAGLDGCGAGAVRFEGGQVITPTATRSFEEVVHAAYANRIQLWSDGFYRTPKIHYDKHTLTGRPFYYFAYGAAVAEVAIDTLTGESRVLKVDILHDVGRSINPAIDVGQIEGGFVQGMGWLTTEQLVWNDKGYLQTHAPSTYKIPATGDVPEHFKVELWPEANREDNVHGSKAVGEPPFMLAISVFEALRDAVAQAGGKPLAMNAPATAEEVLRAMDR